A region from the Mesorhizobium huakuii genome encodes:
- a CDS encoding caspase family protein: MPLVQLPATPPPHVNPDDHALVVGINDYVAGINTLQGAINDCNLFCRWLVDPTMGGLNPANISLVVSAGHQPPAEPVRNQIEDILATYFDRANTGWLGGRRLYLFLAGHGLSRPPPNHRDCALVMADARPNLLRGLLGGVAADSMRLTGLFKEVMLVMDTCAEVSGPAELLCNLPFYGDVTLTPRRPFLHIHAASWNATAAEKLLPDPLDPGAAGSWQGVLTNALLRGLTTASDDAGRITSSSLKRFIDAAAAGGPRIEFDDGEPGAPTPMVFGTPRGVPVNVSLRNGAARFQVRDGIDFGVVRQAQTAPATVMLKPGLWLFDGIDAAGLITASQAVSVREGGMDVAI, translated from the coding sequence ATGCCGCTCGTCCAGCTGCCCGCGACCCCACCCCCGCACGTCAATCCCGATGATCATGCGCTCGTCGTCGGTATCAACGACTATGTGGCCGGGATAAACACGTTGCAGGGCGCGATCAACGACTGCAATCTGTTCTGCCGCTGGCTGGTCGACCCGACGATGGGCGGGCTCAACCCCGCGAATATCAGCTTGGTCGTTTCGGCTGGTCATCAGCCGCCGGCCGAACCGGTGCGAAACCAGATCGAGGACATTCTTGCCACCTATTTCGATCGCGCCAACACCGGCTGGCTGGGGGGCCGGCGGCTCTATCTGTTTCTCGCCGGGCACGGTCTGTCGCGGCCGCCGCCGAACCACCGCGACTGCGCGCTGGTGATGGCCGATGCTCGCCCCAACCTGCTCCGCGGGCTCCTCGGCGGGGTGGCGGCGGATAGCATGCGGCTGACCGGGCTGTTCAAGGAGGTCATGCTCGTGATGGACACCTGTGCCGAGGTGTCCGGACCCGCAGAGCTCTTGTGCAACCTGCCCTTCTACGGTGACGTTACGCTGACTCCGCGCAGGCCGTTCCTGCATATCCATGCGGCGTCGTGGAACGCGACGGCCGCCGAGAAGCTGTTGCCAGACCCGCTTGACCCAGGGGCGGCTGGGAGCTGGCAGGGGGTGCTGACCAATGCGCTGCTGCGCGGGTTGACGACGGCATCTGACGACGCCGGACGGATCACCTCGAGCTCGCTGAAGCGCTTCATCGACGCTGCGGCGGCGGGCGGACCGCGCATTGAGTTTGACGATGGCGAGCCTGGCGCGCCGACGCCGATGGTGTTCGGGACGCCTCGTGGCGTGCCGGTCAACGTCTCGCTGCGCAACGGTGCGGCGCGCTTTCAAGTGCGCGATGGCATCGACTTCGGTGTCGTCAGGCAGGCGCAAACCGCGCCGGCAACAGTGATGCTGAAGCCGGGGCTATGGCTGTTCGACGGAATCGATGCAGCAGGGCTGATCACCGCGTCGCAAGCAGTGTCGGTCCGCGAGGGAGGAATGGATGTCGCCATCTAG
- a CDS encoding S8 family serine peptidase: protein MAYSYKVLGQDVVLELDPSVVAVRFQPDLPRSARAEATEQSGAGPFSTRFEIPGEHLTIVPVAPPMPGQIAPADTMSKLNVRAEVSQTLPVFCVGGNQVVAADRVIVGLKSIEDVDAITEKYGLTLLDKREKSAVFEIAEKTDIFALCALLDSDPIVRFSEPDFITIGKHIPSRSGSGAPDAASLQAPQSQYAMKITQTDEARMLHSGSPEVSIAILDEGVDTKHRDLSGAIRGTYDGIDNDSYQEPNSWDGHGTACAGLAAGAGSDDHGVLGSGMGCSIVAVRIASSTYSGGPWVTSNSIISGSIGWAWRNGASVLSNSWGGGAPSNEIAESFEDARTRGRDGRGCVVVAAAGNSNGPVQFPGTLPNIITVSASNEFDKLKTPTSADGETWWGTCYGPEISIAAPGVHNLTTDISGSSGYADGDYIPNFNGTSSSTPIVAGACALVISCNPNLREDEVRSIICDTADKADEYPYISGRNDYFGFGRINVLNAVQSALAGVPVA, encoded by the coding sequence ATGGCATATAGCTATAAGGTTCTGGGGCAGGACGTTGTCCTGGAACTTGACCCATCTGTCGTAGCAGTCCGCTTCCAACCCGACCTGCCTCGAAGTGCGCGCGCGGAAGCGACAGAACAGTCTGGTGCGGGTCCCTTTTCCACAAGGTTTGAGATTCCGGGAGAGCATTTGACAATAGTCCCCGTTGCGCCACCAATGCCCGGTCAGATTGCGCCAGCGGACACTATGTCCAAGCTTAATGTGCGGGCAGAAGTCTCGCAAACGCTTCCTGTATTTTGCGTAGGCGGCAATCAGGTGGTGGCAGCCGATCGAGTCATCGTTGGACTAAAAAGCATCGAGGACGTTGATGCGATTACAGAAAAGTACGGTCTCACTCTCCTAGATAAGCGCGAGAAGTCAGCCGTCTTTGAAATCGCCGAGAAGACCGATATCTTTGCCCTGTGTGCATTGCTAGACAGCGATCCAATAGTTCGTTTCTCTGAGCCAGACTTTATTACGATTGGAAAGCACATTCCAAGCAGAAGCGGTTCCGGAGCGCCGGATGCAGCTTCTCTGCAAGCTCCACAAAGTCAATATGCGATGAAGATAACCCAAACCGATGAGGCGCGGATGCTTCATTCCGGAAGCCCAGAGGTCAGTATCGCGATCCTAGACGAAGGAGTTGATACCAAGCACAGGGATTTGTCTGGTGCAATTCGGGGTACCTACGATGGGATTGACAACGATTCCTACCAAGAACCCAACAGCTGGGACGGGCATGGTACGGCTTGCGCGGGCCTGGCCGCTGGTGCTGGAAGTGATGACCACGGCGTCCTCGGATCGGGAATGGGTTGCTCCATTGTGGCCGTGCGAATAGCATCTTCTACCTATAGCGGAGGGCCATGGGTCACTTCGAACAGCATTATCTCAGGGTCAATTGGGTGGGCATGGCGGAATGGAGCGTCGGTCCTCAGCAATAGCTGGGGCGGTGGAGCACCATCAAACGAGATTGCAGAAAGTTTCGAAGATGCTCGAACGAGAGGGCGTGACGGGCGTGGTTGTGTCGTTGTCGCCGCCGCTGGCAACTCGAACGGACCGGTTCAATTTCCAGGGACTTTGCCAAACATAATTACGGTCTCAGCCAGCAATGAATTCGACAAACTGAAAACACCAACCAGCGCCGATGGAGAAACTTGGTGGGGCACATGCTACGGCCCTGAAATCTCGATCGCCGCGCCCGGGGTTCACAATCTCACCACGGACATATCTGGGAGCTCTGGTTATGCAGATGGGGACTACATACCCAACTTCAACGGAACCTCGTCATCGACTCCCATAGTCGCCGGCGCTTGCGCGTTAGTCATCAGCTGCAATCCGAACCTACGGGAGGACGAAGTTCGGAGCATAATCTGTGATACCGCGGACAAAGCGGATGAATATCCGTACATTTCTGGCCGGAATGATTATTTTGGCTTCGGCCGGATAAATGTATTGAATGCCGTTCAAAGTGCTCTGGCAGGTGTTCCCGTCGCCTGA
- a CDS encoding acyl-homoserine-lactone synthase, whose translation MITAHVVNALNKHLYENEFDEFLRRRHDFFVHQKHWRPPSPDGRERDQFDTDAATYLLGIEDGRVVTSARLIPTSEPHMVSEVFSHMCERSGVPRRPDWAEWTRTFVVPDKRSTGLRGTLTQLCCAVMEYALDEGLSAVGGVQETYFMPHHGALKWRAEPMGMAREENGEWYIVAYIDVNEAALASVRKILGIDYSLLARRGIQLPFIEGDRNLQSAATNSSIQRGLFDF comes from the coding sequence ATGATCACTGCTCATGTCGTCAATGCGCTGAACAAGCATCTCTACGAAAACGAATTCGACGAGTTTCTGCGCCGACGTCACGACTTCTTCGTGCATCAAAAACACTGGCGCCCTCCGAGCCCAGACGGTCGAGAGCGGGACCAGTTCGATACGGACGCAGCAACCTATTTGCTGGGTATCGAGGACGGTCGCGTGGTGACCTCGGCTCGACTGATCCCAACAAGCGAGCCGCACATGGTCTCGGAGGTTTTTTCTCACATGTGTGAAAGATCGGGCGTCCCAAGACGTCCCGATTGGGCCGAATGGACGCGCACCTTCGTCGTTCCCGACAAACGCTCGACCGGGCTACGGGGAACGCTGACGCAGCTGTGCTGCGCGGTGATGGAATACGCGCTCGACGAGGGCCTCAGCGCGGTGGGCGGTGTCCAGGAAACCTATTTCATGCCCCACCACGGAGCGCTCAAATGGCGGGCCGAGCCGATGGGCATGGCGCGGGAAGAAAACGGCGAGTGGTACATTGTCGCCTACATCGACGTGAACGAGGCGGCGCTGGCGAGCGTCCGCAAGATCCTTGGCATCGATTATTCGCTGCTGGCTCGCCGCGGAATTCAACTGCCGTTCATCGAAGGCGACAGAAACTTGCAGAGCGCGGCCACCAACTCAAGTATTCAAAGAGGTCTATTTGACTTTTAA
- a CDS encoding helix-turn-helix transcriptional regulator, producing MIDSDVFDFVERCRKHTATGPLLTDLLETVRNLGFEHLILSGVPLGGQKLAPMVELNGWPEGWFERYVEAEHAAVDGVCIYSAKTLKPFLWAEVPAKWSDTEGSRRVAGEATEFGICSGFAVPMLSVHHWQSVLSFACSQKSCSLSPRHQVQLVTMAVYAGMSIQALSDIEDEADGILTDREKEVLLWAAAGKTSSETSQILGLAERTVKWHATRAREAFGVGTTTQAVVEAVRRRLIHP from the coding sequence ATGATCGATTCAGACGTATTCGACTTTGTCGAACGCTGCCGGAAGCACACGGCGACCGGACCGCTTTTGACCGATCTGCTTGAGACTGTGAGAAATCTCGGCTTCGAACATCTCATCTTGAGTGGTGTTCCCCTCGGAGGGCAGAAGCTCGCACCGATGGTGGAACTGAACGGCTGGCCTGAGGGTTGGTTCGAACGCTATGTCGAAGCCGAGCATGCCGCCGTTGACGGCGTCTGTATCTATTCGGCAAAAACCCTGAAGCCGTTCCTGTGGGCCGAAGTCCCGGCAAAATGGTCCGATACCGAAGGCTCCAGACGCGTGGCGGGCGAGGCGACGGAGTTCGGTATCTGCAGCGGCTTTGCCGTGCCGATGCTCAGCGTCCACCATTGGCAATCCGTCCTGTCCTTCGCTTGCTCGCAAAAGAGCTGCAGCCTGTCGCCGCGCCATCAGGTGCAGCTGGTTACCATGGCGGTATACGCCGGGATGTCGATCCAGGCCTTGTCGGATATCGAAGACGAAGCTGACGGTATCCTGACCGATCGGGAGAAGGAAGTGCTTCTGTGGGCTGCCGCAGGCAAGACCTCCTCTGAAACATCCCAGATTCTCGGCCTGGCTGAGCGCACCGTCAAATGGCATGCCACGAGAGCCCGCGAGGCATTCGGCGTCGGCACGACCACGCAAGCTGTCGTGGAGGCGGTGCGCCGGCGTTTGATCCATCCCTAG
- a CDS encoding plasmid pRiA4b ORF-3 family protein yields MKRAKRAATKPAGEAAFSEDEISILQFRIWLKDVSPMMWRRVQVLSTMTLREFHGVLQVAMGWEGIHLYQFVIHTVRYGSWEAGARSPAVTLGNLQLRKGSRFLYGYDLNIPWEHEVRLEERRPVKPGAHYPACMGGDGNCPPEDCGGPEAWMWQRDKALGPDLHEDLATALEFITEIGDTRSLALLDDPDRAGELQDVNRLAIGTLGRRAKGGLTHI; encoded by the coding sequence GTGAAAAGGGCAAAACGGGCAGCGACGAAACCTGCCGGAGAGGCGGCATTCTCGGAGGATGAGATTTCCATCCTGCAATTCCGCATCTGGCTGAAGGACGTGAGCCCGATGATGTGGCGTAGGGTTCAGGTTCTCTCGACGATGACGCTACGCGAGTTTCATGGCGTCCTTCAGGTCGCGATGGGATGGGAAGGCATCCACCTTTACCAGTTCGTCATTCACACGGTGCGGTACGGCTCGTGGGAGGCGGGTGCCCGCTCTCCGGCTGTCACACTTGGCAATCTGCAACTGCGTAAGGGCAGCCGGTTCCTGTATGGGTACGACCTCAACATCCCCTGGGAGCACGAGGTCCGGCTAGAGGAACGCCGGCCTGTCAAACCCGGCGCTCACTATCCGGCGTGTATGGGCGGCGACGGCAACTGTCCGCCTGAGGATTGTGGTGGACCGGAAGCCTGGATGTGGCAGAGGGACAAGGCGCTCGGGCCTGACCTCCATGAGGATCTCGCCACAGCATTGGAATTCATCACGGAAATCGGCGACACCCGGTCCCTTGCGCTCCTTGATGATCCGGACCGCGCTGGGGAATTGCAGGATGTCAATCGGCTCGCAATCGGGACCCTGGGTCGGCGCGCAAAAGGGGGTCTGACTCACATTTGA
- a CDS encoding transposase family protein, translating to MVRNLRLSSLIPAGLVVEAIAENEGVIVITARSGTPARPCPLCRRVSSRVHSRYVRRVSDLPCSGTKVELRLVARRFVCDAPLCHRRIFAERFDDSVVTERSRRTSLLAVVRKCA from the coding sequence ATGGTGAGAAATTTGCGTTTGTCGTCCTTGATCCCGGCGGGATTGGTCGTTGAGGCCATCGCTGAGAACGAAGGAGTGATTGTCATTACCGCGCGGTCAGGGACGCCGGCGCGGCCTTGCCCTCTTTGCCGCAGAGTGTCGAGCCGGGTCCACAGCCGCTATGTTCGACGCGTGTCCGATCTTCCCTGTAGTGGGACGAAGGTGGAGCTCCGCCTCGTCGCGCGTCGCTTCGTCTGCGATGCACCGCTGTGCCATCGACGAATCTTCGCCGAACGCTTTGACGACAGTGTTGTCACCGAGCGATCGCGCCGGACCTCGCTGTTAGCGGTCGTCAGGAAGTGCGCATAA
- the istB gene encoding IS21-like element helper ATPase IstB gives MTTPDPEDGRDRAARLHLHGLVAHWQDATQAGWALTLLDWEEDERARRSQDRRLKDAKIGRFKPLCDFDWSFPTRCDRQAIEALMRLDFIRDAGNAVLIGPNGVGKSTFARNIAYHAVLNGHTALFTSAGQLLGDLAAIDSASALRRRLAHYAAPTLLVIDEVGYLSYTNRHADLLFELISRRYETKSTLVTTNRNFADWHEVFPNAACVVSMVDRLVHNAEVIAIEGQSYRLKEATERSEQRAVQRRPAKP, from the coding sequence ATGACCACTCCTGATCCGGAAGACGGGCGTGACCGCGCCGCGCGCCTGCATCTGCACGGGCTTGTGGCCCACTGGCAGGACGCCACTCAAGCCGGATGGGCGCTTACACTCCTCGACTGGGAAGAGGACGAGCGCGCCAGGCGCAGTCAAGACCGCCGGCTGAAGGACGCCAAGATCGGCCGATTCAAGCCGCTCTGCGACTTCGACTGGTCCTTTCCGACCCGATGCGACCGACAGGCCATCGAGGCTCTGATGAGGCTCGATTTTATCCGCGACGCCGGCAACGCCGTCCTTATCGGACCCAACGGCGTCGGCAAGTCAACATTCGCCCGGAACATCGCCTACCATGCTGTCCTGAATGGCCACACCGCCCTGTTTACAAGCGCCGGACAGCTTCTCGGTGATCTGGCCGCCATCGACAGTGCCTCCGCCCTGCGCCGGCGTCTGGCACATTACGCCGCCCCCACGCTTCTCGTAATCGACGAGGTCGGATACCTATCCTATACCAACCGCCACGCCGACCTGCTGTTCGAGCTCATCAGCCGACGCTATGAGACCAAGAGCACTCTCGTCACCACAAATCGAAACTTCGCCGACTGGCACGAGGTCTTTCCCAACGCAGCCTGCGTCGTGTCCATGGTCGATCGTCTCGTCCACAATGCCGAGGTGATCGCCATCGAAGGCCAATCCTACCGTCTCAAAGAGGCGACCGAACGCTCCGAACAGCGCGCCGTCCAAAGAAGGCCGGCAAAGCCATGA
- a CDS encoding Mu transposase domain-containing protein, protein MERAIRYIRDNFFAARGFTSLEDLNAQADAWCDGVAADRLCPGEDITVRQASALEAPYLLPLPGNPFPWPAQIAVSIGKTPYARFDLNDYSVPHAYVLRTLSVTATQKEVRILDGAQIIACHVRSYDKGAQTEDTAHIKALVDEKRGARRHSATDRLAMAVPASTALLERAAQNGHSLHSAVIGLNRLLEHYGANELQAGILEVLALEGPAPHPNAVQLILERRRERRRQPPLLHVALPQHVQDKDSPVRPARLDIYDRLKETPNDHS, encoded by the coding sequence GTGGAGCGCGCCATCCGGTATATCCGCGACAATTTCTTTGCCGCCCGCGGCTTCACCAGCCTGGAAGACCTCAACGCCCAGGCCGATGCCTGGTGCGACGGCGTCGCCGCAGACAGGCTTTGCCCAGGTGAGGACATCACCGTACGACAGGCCTCCGCCCTGGAGGCGCCTTACCTCTTGCCATTACCAGGCAATCCGTTCCCATGGCCGGCGCAGATCGCCGTCTCCATCGGCAAGACCCCGTACGCCCGCTTCGATCTGAACGACTATTCCGTGCCCCACGCCTACGTGCTTCGCACCTTGAGCGTGACGGCAACGCAAAAGGAGGTCCGCATCCTGGACGGTGCGCAGATCATTGCCTGTCACGTCCGCAGCTACGACAAGGGCGCCCAGACAGAAGATACCGCCCATATCAAGGCACTGGTCGATGAGAAGCGTGGGGCCCGGCGTCACAGCGCGACTGATCGCCTGGCCATGGCCGTCCCGGCCAGTACCGCGCTTCTTGAGCGCGCGGCTCAGAACGGTCACTCCTTGCACTCTGCCGTCATCGGACTGAACCGACTGCTCGAGCACTACGGAGCCAATGAGCTTCAGGCCGGGATCCTGGAGGTCCTGGCACTCGAAGGGCCAGCGCCCCATCCCAACGCTGTGCAGTTGATCCTTGAGCGCCGACGTGAACGGCGCCGCCAACCCCCACTGCTGCATGTCGCGCTGCCTCAGCATGTGCAGGACAAGGACAGCCCCGTCAGGCCCGCCCGTCTAGACATCTACGACCGTCTCAAGGAAACCCCCAATGACCACTCCTGA
- a CDS encoding DUF5372 family protein — protein MAYGDEHGAQVFTVTHPFHPLRGQTFDLLAVRNNWGGDRVSYAGPDGRLRTLPVEWTDVLEPDLVVTVGAGRAFFRTDHLRELRKLLDECVRQGEAPSC, from the coding sequence ATTGCATATGGTGACGAGCATGGTGCGCAAGTTTTTACCGTCACCCATCCATTCCATCCTTTGCGTGGACAGACGTTCGATCTGCTTGCCGTTCGCAACAACTGGGGCGGAGACCGCGTGTCCTATGCCGGTCCGGACGGGCGGCTGCGCACGTTGCCCGTCGAGTGGACGGACGTTCTTGAGCCCGACCTCGTAGTCACTGTCGGCGCCGGCCGCGCCTTTTTCCGGACTGATCATCTGCGAGAGCTGCGCAAGCTCCTGGATGAGTGCGTGCGTCAGGGGGAGGCGCCGTCATGTTAG
- a CDS encoding helix-turn-helix domain-containing protein codes for MAIGSRQRAHRQQALEAQGASHPHPEAVADPLFRDSAFFDPNDLVQVKYEMLRSVEKDGRAVVEAAEAFGLSRPVYYVTRELFNREGLPGLLPRKRGPKRPHKLTEENLAVLAQAIRESEQMPGGAELAALLVERCGISAHPRSILRRLLPYLNQPEKKLL; via the coding sequence ATGGCAATAGGCTCCCGCCAACGCGCACACCGCCAGCAGGCCCTGGAAGCTCAGGGCGCATCCCACCCGCATCCCGAGGCAGTGGCGGACCCGCTCTTCCGCGACAGCGCATTCTTCGACCCGAACGACCTGGTCCAGGTCAAATACGAGATGCTGCGCAGCGTGGAAAAGGACGGGCGTGCGGTGGTGGAGGCGGCAGAAGCCTTTGGGTTGTCTCGGCCGGTCTATTACGTGACGCGAGAGCTGTTCAATCGCGAGGGCCTGCCTGGCCTGTTGCCCCGCAAGCGTGGACCGAAGCGCCCGCACAAGCTCACCGAGGAGAATCTTGCTGTCCTGGCGCAGGCCATACGAGAGAGCGAACAGATGCCAGGCGGTGCGGAGTTGGCTGCCCTACTCGTCGAACGATGCGGCATCAGTGCCCACCCCCGGAGCATCCTGCGAAGACTGCTTCCCTATCTGAACCAGCCGGAAAAAAAACTGCTGTGA
- a CDS encoding recombinase family protein: MTVDALPLDTMQFTAQYELIRSQVINAARDAPHRDLGAQPRGVGLGLLLREGMPGWLGTIDSVIRASLSRRTMDAPLPKPADPLAECSIGSPWFSGVQRQDITTLLTSLVLSTRLVDPLLTDGRISVMPMNSEAHQKITAAHLSRMAYLYVRQSTLRQVFENTESTKRQYGLRDRAVALGWPLDRIVVIDSDLGQSGASAADREGFQRLVTEVSLGRVGIVLGLEVSRLARNNTDWHRLLELCALGDTLILDEDGLYDPAHFNDRLLLGLKGTMSEAELHVLRARLRGGILSRARRGELKQMVPVGFVHDVRDCVIMDPDAQVQAAVRLFFDTFRRTGSCLAVVKEFYAKDLLFPRRLRSGAHKGELVWTELLHCRARQIIHNPRYAGAFVFGRTKNRRLPNGKYSSRQVPSEDWILLRDTHPGYISWEDYLSNLERVKGNALAWSSERHHGPAREGPALLQGLVICGACGERMSVRYHSHRKAEIPSYWCGRRPMHRGEIGLCQTIHGGALDAAIGEILIEAMTPLSIEVALGVQQELATRQEEADRLRRQHVERAKYEAELAQRRFLKVDPDNRLVADVLEADWNAKLRAIAAAQEAYDKSAAADVSVVNDTERAELMALASDFPRLWRDPRTKMKDKKRMLRLLIDDVTLTKGDTVHVDIRFVGGATRSLDLPLPKSCVVLRTTDAAVVQEIDRLIDTYTDKEIADLLNERGVRTVVTTPWTAARIGRLRHIYQLTDRRTRLLAQGLLTPEDVATRYGVVISTVHLWRRRGLLRAHPVNDRGDFLYEIPQQDLPAKFAHKLVYQVDPVTSSSHSGRGAV; encoded by the coding sequence GTGACCGTCGATGCGCTCCCGCTCGATACCATGCAGTTCACCGCGCAATACGAGCTGATCCGCTCGCAGGTCATCAACGCCGCTCGCGACGCCCCGCACAGAGATCTCGGCGCTCAACCACGCGGTGTCGGCCTTGGCTTGCTGCTGCGAGAAGGGATGCCCGGGTGGCTCGGCACAATCGACAGCGTGATACGCGCATCACTGTCCCGGCGGACCATGGACGCTCCTCTGCCGAAGCCGGCTGACCCCCTCGCCGAGTGCAGCATCGGGTCGCCGTGGTTCTCCGGTGTGCAACGCCAGGACATTACGACCCTTCTGACGAGTCTGGTTCTCTCCACTCGTCTTGTTGACCCCCTCCTCACCGACGGAAGGATATCGGTCATGCCAATGAACAGCGAGGCTCATCAGAAGATCACAGCGGCGCACCTTTCGCGCATGGCGTATCTGTACGTCCGCCAGTCGACGCTGCGCCAGGTGTTCGAGAACACCGAGAGTACCAAGCGCCAATATGGGCTGCGCGACCGTGCCGTGGCGCTCGGTTGGCCGCTCGATCGGATCGTCGTCATTGACAGCGATCTCGGGCAATCTGGCGCCAGTGCGGCCGATCGCGAAGGCTTCCAACGCCTTGTGACCGAGGTCAGTCTCGGTCGCGTTGGGATCGTCCTGGGACTGGAGGTGTCGCGGCTCGCGCGCAACAATACCGACTGGCATCGGCTGCTCGAGCTTTGCGCGCTCGGCGACACACTTATCCTGGACGAGGATGGCCTGTACGACCCGGCTCACTTCAACGACAGGTTGCTGTTGGGGCTGAAGGGCACCATGAGTGAGGCCGAACTGCATGTGCTCAGGGCGCGTCTTCGTGGCGGGATCTTGAGCCGCGCCCGCCGCGGCGAGCTGAAGCAGATGGTCCCGGTCGGCTTCGTCCATGACGTCCGCGATTGCGTCATCATGGATCCGGACGCCCAAGTGCAGGCGGCGGTGCGACTGTTCTTCGATACCTTCAGACGCACCGGCTCCTGTTTGGCTGTGGTCAAGGAGTTCTACGCGAAGGATCTGCTCTTCCCGCGCCGCCTGAGAAGCGGCGCCCACAAGGGTGAGCTGGTCTGGACGGAACTCTTGCATTGTCGCGCGCGACAGATCATCCACAACCCCCGCTATGCCGGCGCCTTCGTCTTCGGCCGCACCAAGAACCGGCGTTTGCCGAATGGCAAATACTCCTCCCGGCAGGTCCCGAGCGAGGATTGGATCCTATTGCGCGATACACATCCGGGCTACATTAGCTGGGAAGACTACCTGTCGAACCTGGAGCGGGTGAAGGGCAACGCGCTCGCCTGGAGTTCGGAGCGGCACCATGGTCCCGCCCGGGAGGGGCCGGCCCTGCTGCAGGGGCTCGTGATCTGCGGTGCCTGCGGAGAACGGATGTCGGTGCGCTATCACTCTCATCGCAAGGCCGAGATACCGAGCTACTGGTGCGGCCGTCGCCCAATGCACCGAGGCGAGATTGGTCTGTGCCAAACGATACATGGAGGCGCGCTCGATGCGGCGATCGGAGAAATCCTCATCGAGGCGATGACGCCGCTCTCGATCGAAGTGGCGCTGGGCGTGCAGCAGGAACTCGCAACCCGCCAGGAGGAGGCCGACCGGCTCCGCCGGCAGCATGTGGAGCGGGCCAAGTACGAAGCCGAACTCGCCCAACGTCGCTTCCTCAAGGTCGATCCAGACAACCGCCTGGTCGCTGACGTGCTGGAAGCGGATTGGAACGCCAAGTTACGGGCGATTGCCGCCGCGCAGGAAGCATACGACAAATCCGCCGCGGCTGACGTCAGTGTCGTCAACGATACGGAGCGGGCGGAATTGATGGCCCTTGCCAGCGACTTCCCACGCCTCTGGCGGGATCCGCGCACGAAGATGAAGGACAAGAAGCGCATGCTGCGCTTGTTGATCGATGACGTGACCCTCACCAAGGGGGACACGGTGCATGTCGATATCCGTTTCGTCGGCGGCGCGACGCGTTCGCTCGATCTGCCGCTGCCGAAGTCGTGCGTCGTGTTGCGTACGACGGATGCCGCCGTGGTGCAGGAGATCGATCGACTCATCGACACCTATACCGACAAAGAGATCGCCGACCTCCTCAACGAGCGCGGGGTGCGCACGGTGGTGACGACCCCGTGGACCGCTGCACGTATAGGGCGGCTTCGCCATATCTATCAGCTTACCGATCGGCGTACGCGCCTGCTCGCGCAGGGCCTGCTGACCCCTGAGGACGTCGCGACCCGCTACGGTGTCGTGATCTCCACCGTGCATCTCTGGCGTCGGCGGGGCCTGCTGCGTGCCCACCCGGTCAACGATCGGGGCGACTTCCTCTACGAGATCCCGCAGCAGGACCTGCCGGCGAAGTTTGCTCACAAACTTGTTTACCAGGTCGATCCCGTAACTTCTTCATCACATAGCGGACGAGGTGCAGTATGA